The Acidobacteriota bacterium genome includes a window with the following:
- a CDS encoding LacI family DNA-binding transcriptional regulator, whose product MRAPTGGFPRDFEGAVMSTRPVSSHGVSEPGSGRFRTAATIRDVASRAGVSTATVSRTLSRAQVVSPETRRRVKQVVEELGYAPNAAARNLRTLRSRKLLVTVPDITNPFFALILQGIEKAALRAGYAVLLGDTQHDVQREDRYAQMLLRQEADGLIFLGHRLPKAAARLVRSTAPGRAPVVNGCEFSPALGVPSAHIDNAKAAHEAMGYLCRLGHRNIGIITGPLASPLSRDRLKGTLARARIAGIRKQLTVIQGDFSIESGIDGARRLLGRKSRPTAVFCFNDEMAMGVLEIARQRGLRVPQDLSVMGFDDIRFARFADPPLTTTRQPMQEIGEATVRLLLGVLRGELVGPLSVTLPHELVIRSSTAPPPPDGVRGPTGARRPRRTAPARVVEI is encoded by the coding sequence ATGCGCGCGCCCACCGGCGGCTTCCCGCGCGACTTCGAGGGAGCGGTGATGAGCACGAGGCCGGTCTCGTCGCATGGTGTTTCGGAGCCAGGCTCCGGCAGGTTCAGAACGGCGGCGACCATCCGCGACGTGGCCAGCCGGGCCGGCGTCTCGACCGCCACGGTATCTCGTACGCTGAGTCGGGCGCAGGTGGTGTCCCCGGAAACCCGGCGGCGTGTGAAGCAGGTCGTCGAGGAACTCGGCTACGCGCCAAACGCAGCGGCCCGGAACCTTCGCACGCTCCGATCCCGCAAGCTGCTCGTCACCGTTCCGGACATCACCAATCCGTTCTTCGCGCTGATCCTGCAAGGCATCGAGAAGGCCGCCCTGCGGGCCGGCTACGCGGTCCTGCTCGGGGACACGCAGCACGACGTCCAGCGCGAGGATCGATATGCCCAGATGCTCCTGCGGCAGGAGGCCGACGGCCTCATCTTTCTCGGGCACCGCTTGCCCAAAGCCGCCGCGCGCCTCGTGCGGTCGACCGCGCCCGGCCGCGCACCGGTCGTGAACGGCTGCGAGTTCAGTCCCGCCCTCGGCGTGCCGAGCGCGCACATCGACAACGCCAAGGCGGCCCACGAGGCCATGGGCTATCTGTGCCGGCTTGGGCATCGCAACATCGGCATTATTACGGGCCCACTGGCGAGTCCCCTCAGCCGCGACCGCCTCAAAGGCACGCTGGCACGGGCGAGGATCGCGGGAATCCGGAAGCAATTGACCGTGATCCAGGGCGACTTCTCGATCGAATCCGGGATCGACGGTGCACGGCGGTTGTTGGGTCGCAAGAGCCGTCCCACCGCCGTGTTTTGTTTCAACGACGAGATGGCGATGGGCGTGCTGGAGATCGCCCGCCAGCGCGGCCTGCGCGTGCCACAGGATCTGTCGGTGATGGGCTTTGACGACATCCGGTTCGCCCGATTCGCCGACCCACCGCTGACCACTACCCGTCAGCCGATGCAGGAGATCGGCGAGGCCACGGTTCGACTGCTCCTCGGGGTCCTGCGGGGAGAGCTGGTTGGTCCCTTGTCGGTCACGCTCCCGCACGAGCTCGTCATCCGTTCGAGCACTGCGCCGCCCCCGCCCGACGGGGTGCGCGGCCCGACGGGCGCACGCCGACCGCGGCGCACGGCGCCCGCTCGAGTGGTGGAAATCTGA